A stretch of Colletotrichum lupini chromosome 2, complete sequence DNA encodes these proteins:
- a CDS encoding para-nitrobenzyl esterase, translated as MKFSTSFNTLFAASQVAISPATAYNPVELKGYGKFTGTVVNSTYSGRALPAPVDAWLGIDYSTQPVGEGRFNPVTWPASFNGTKAATKYGKTCVQDPTSTDVSTQDEACLNFNVYRTRGIPLDQKTPVLVWIHGGAFYAGSYKSFDGAAFAASSKEPITVVNFHYRINSLGFLPSALFDEEGLLNLGMRDQHFFLQFVQKHIAAFGGDPEAVTIGGRSAGGHSVGILYFHNYNEDEGKPLFARAIHQSGAVTARAFPNATYPLYVKQYEEYMNYLSCPLDADNAATLACLRAADIDAIRNISTKLYNDYDPALTWPFQPTQGGPLLEKFGSQSGYDGTFFKVPVITSNVNDEAKYYMAGDKETNQEFLDYLHNISPALNSTDLQLLEDLYPDPATHPDSPFANSPNSTQYNRLSAAWSDYAYICAGQETAYRASIAGVPTWKLHFNTNNSWPAWRGIPHTADTKYTWDEPVVQYPEVSHIYHGYLSSFVLSGDPNTFRYPGSPEWPQYKPTGYGLESEPALQLIVQPNNGTKVEKDDIRREACLYWRDPERAPRLNI; from the coding sequence ATGAAGTTCTCAACGTCCTTCAACACGCTCTTTGCGGCGTCGCAAGTCGCCATCTCGCCCGCCACCGCGTACAACCCAGTTGAACTAAAGGGCTACGGCAAGTTCACCGGCACCGTCGTCAACTCGACCTATAGCGGACGCGCTCTCCCCGCCCCCGTAGACGCCTGGCTCGGCATCGACTACTCAACACAGCCGGTTGGCGAGGGCCGCTTTAACCCCGTAACCTGGCCCGCGTCCTTCAACGGCACCAAGGCGGCGACAAAGTACGGCAAGACCTGCGTCCAGGACCCAACCTCGACCGATGTCAGCACACAAGATGAGGCCTGCCTCAACTTCAACGTCTACCGTACGCGCGGCATCCCGCTCGACCAGAAGACACCCGTCCTGGTCTGGATCCACGGCGGCGCGTTCTACGCGGGTAGCTACAAGAGCTTCGATGGCGCTGCGTTCGCCGCATCTTCAAAGGAGCCAATCACGGTCGTCAACTTCCACTACCGCATCAACTCGTTGGGTTTCCTGCCGTCTGCTCTCTTCGACGAAGAGGGCCTGCTGAACCTCGGCATGCGCGACCAGCACTTCTTCCTCCAGTTCGTGCAGAAGCACATCGCCGCGTTCGGCGGCGACCCGGAGGCCGTCACCATCGGTGGGCGCTCTGCTGGCGGTCACTCCGTCGGTATCCTCTACTTCCATAACTACAACGAGGATGAGGGCAAACCACTCTTCGCCAGAGCAATCCACCAGTCCGGTGCCGTTACCGCCCGTGCGTTTCCCAATGCTACATACCCTCTCTACGTCAAGCAGTATGAAGAGTACATGAACTACCTCTCCTGCCCGCTCGATGCCGACAATGCCGCGACCTTGGCCTGCCTCCGTGCCGCGGATATCGACGCGATCCGGAACATCAGCACCAAGCTTTATAACGACTACGACCCGGCTCTGACTTGGCCCTTCCAGCCCACGCAGGGTGGACCGTTGCTGGAGAAGTTTGGCTCGCAGTCAGGCTACGACGGCACATTCTTCAAGGTGCCTGTCATCACCTCCAACGTGAACGACGAGGCCAAGTACTACATGGCCGGCGACAAGGAGACTAACCAGGAGTTCCTCGACTACCTCCACAATATCTCCCCCGCCCTCAACAGCACCGACCTCCAGCTCCTCGAGGACCTCTACCCGGACCCCGCCACACACCCAGATTCACCCTTTGCCAACTCCCCCAACAGCACTCAGTACAATCGCCTTTCGGCTGCATGGAGCGATTATGCATACATCTGCGCTGGACAGGAGACGGCGTACCGCGCTTCGATCGCGGGCGTGCCGACGTGGAAGTTGCACTTCAACACCAACAACTCGTGGCCTGCGTGGAGGGGTATCCCGCATACCGCCGACACCAAGTACACTTGGGACGAGCCGGTGGTACAGTACCCCGAGGTCAGCCACATTTACCACGGATATCTGTCCAGCTTCGTTCTGTCCGGCGACCCCAACACTTTTAGGTACCCTGGCAGCCCCGAGTGGCCTCAGTACAAGCCAACTGGTTACGGACTTGAATCGGAGCCTGCATTGCAGCTTATCGTCCAGCCTAATAATGGAACTAAGGTTGAGAAGGATGATATTCGCAGGGAGGCTTGTCTCTACTGGAGAGACCCCGAGAGAGCTCCCCGCCTGAATATATAA
- a CDS encoding acetyltransferase, whose amino-acid sequence MATVHTSVPEGLIPLLESHLPNSLVLLRRLQFTRFKDGMRPTARIILASDAPLPSTASQQDADASGQEPRNFCAAYLDFGSTKETQLFMYSTVENAPDKTLADADKKTAESQIAAVLDAVTQVSKQQPDNRTLPGACLVGTLATPTRDAMLRAGVRVTPRQDYEYEKWLFRVNDIPDFEDRVTLPEGATWGPATERDCEIVISRTDIPRQVKTLMSWPSLFLKLEDGTPIAWSFLGTDASLSSLHCEPPYRQRGYAKALASKLIKRGTSEYGADGWASADVAPYNTGSKKMCQSLGGRHTWNVSCLLHTTNHLSKIYLDNLIGRQKLRLFPTGSTIVAQ is encoded by the exons ATGGCAACGGTACATACCTCCGTCCCGGAGGGTCTCATCCCTCTCCTGGAATCCCACCTCCCAAACTCCCTCgtcctcctccgccgcctcCAATTCACCCGCTTCAAAGACGGCATGCGCCCAACAGCCCGCATCATCCTAGCTTCAGACGCACCACTCCCTTCTACTGCCTCGCAACAAGATGCCGATGCATCAGGTCAAGAGCCACGGAACTTCTGCGCAGCATACCTCGACTTCGGCAGCACCAAAGAAACCCAACTCTTCATGTACTCAACAGTCGAAAACGCCCCCGACAAAACTCTCGCGGACGCGGACAAGAAAACAGCCGAATCCCAAATCGCAGCAGTCCTCGATGCTGTAACACAAGTGAGCAAACAACAACCAGACAATAGAACGCTTCCCGGTGCATGCCTCGTCGGAACCCTCGCCACACCCACGCGAGACGCCATGCTCCGAGCCGGCGTGCGCGTGACACCTCGCCAGGACTACGAGTATGAGAAATGGCTGTTCCGCGTCAATGACATTCCGGATTTCGAGGACCGTGTGACGTTGCCCGAGGGAGCCACGTGGGGCCCGGCTACGGAGAGGGACTGTGAGATTGTGATTTCCAGGACGGATATTCCGCGTCAAGT AAAGACGTTGATGTCGTGGCCCAGTTTGTTTCTCAAACTAGAGGATGGAACGCCTATCGCATGGTCATTCCTCG GCACCGATGCATCGTTATCAAGTCTCCACTGCGAG CCACCTTACCGACAGAGAGGCTACGCGAAGGCTCTGGCGTCGAAGTTGATCAAGAGAGGTACGAGCGAGTACGGCGCCGATGGTTGGGCGTCCGCCGACGTGGCGCCGTATAACACGGGGAGCAAGAAGATGTGCCAGAGTCTCGGTGGGAGACATACCTGGAACGTTTCGTG TTTGCTTCATACTACCAATCACCTT TCGAAGATTTACCTAGACAACCTGATTGGTAGACAGAAACTGCGATTGTTTCCAACGGGATCGACCATTGTGGCGCAGTGA
- a CDS encoding carbonic anhydrase: MFKASPFPRSLPSRLFSSPVQPSRPLLRFTNTTFGSQHQHLNNHRTSSFSHIAYQRAPPSSSSSTPPSIRPDRKMAESDIEKYLKQTHDRVFENNRKWAEEKKKQDPNFFVSLSQGQAPEYLWIGCSDSRIPAEQITGLEPGEAFIHRNIANMVNNIDLNVMSVINYAVRHLKVKHIVVCGHYGCGGVKAAMTPKDLGLLNPWLRNIRDVYRLHEAELDAIKEEDARYDRLVELNVLEQCRNVIKTAAIQQSYAKNKFPIVHGWVFGFNDGLLKDLEIDHEKMLHDVQKLYHLPGADF, translated from the coding sequence ATGTTTAAAGCAAGCCCATTCCCGCGCTCCCTCCCTTCCCGCCTCTTCTCCTCCCCTGTGCAACCTTCACGTCCTCTTCTCAGATTCACCAACACCACCTTTGGATCTCAGCATCAACACCTAAACAACCACCGTACCTCCAGCTTCTCCCACATCGCCTATCAACGCGCACCgccatcatcgtcatcgtctACCCCTCCTTCTATCAGACCCGACCGCAAGATGGCCGAAAGCGACATTGAGAAGTACCTCAAACAGACGCACGACCGCGTCTTCGAGAACAACCGCAAATGggccgaggagaagaagaagcaggaCCCCAACTTCTTCGTCAGCCTGTCCCAGGGCCAAGCTCCCGAGTACCTCTGGATCGGATGCAGCGATTCGCGCATCCCCGCCGAGCAAATCACCGGCCTCGAGCCCGGTGAAGCCTTCATCCACCGCAACATTGCCAACATGGTCAATAACATTGACCTCAACGTCATGAGCGTCATTAACTATGCCGTCCGCCACCTCAAGGTCAAGCACATCGTCGTCTGTGGCCACTACGGATGCGGAGGTGTTAAGGCCGCCATGACTCCCAAGGACCTCGGTCTGCTCAACCCCTGGCTGCGTAACATCCGCGACGTCTACCGCCTGCACGAGGCTGAGCTCGACGCCATCAAGGAGGAGGATGCTCGCTACGATCGGCTCGTCGAGCTCAACGTTCTCGAGCAGTGCCGCAACGTCATCAAGACGGCTGCTATCCAGCAGTCGTACGCCAAGAACAAGTTCCCCATTGTCCACGGCTGGGTCTTTGGTTTCAACGACGGTCTCCTCAAGGACCTGGAGATTGATCACGAGAAGATGCTGCACGACGTTCAGAAGCTCTACCACCTTCCCGGTGCCGACTTCTAA
- a CDS encoding 40S ribosomal protein S7, whose translation MSAALNKIAANSPSRANPSELEQNIAQALYDLESNTADLKVALRPLQIVSAREIEVGHGKKAIAIFVPVPSLQGFHRVQQRLTRELEKKFSDRHVLILASRRILPRPKRSARSRNNQTQKRPRSRTLTAVHDAILTDLVYPVEIVGKRLRTKEDGSKLLKVILDEKERGGVDYRLDTYSEVYRKLTGRGVTFEFPQSGSAEY comes from the exons ATGTCCGCCGCCCTGAACAAGATCGCTGCCAACAGCCCCTCGCGGGCCAACCCCTCCGAGCTGGAGCAGAACATTGCCCAGGCTCTGTACGACCTCGAGAGCAACACCGCCGACCTCAAGGTCGCCCTCCGCCCTCTGCAGATCGTCTCTGCCCGCGAG ATCGAGGTCGGCCACGGCAAGAAGGCTATTGCCATCTTTGTCCCCGTTCCTTCCCTGCAGGGCTTCCACCGCGTCCAGCAGCG CCTCACCCGTGAGCTCGAGAAGAAGTTCTCCGACCGCCACGTCCTGATCCTGGCCTCCCGCCGCATCCTGCCCCGCCCCAAGCGCTCCGCCCGCTCCCGCAACAACCAGACCCAGAAGCGCCCCCGCTCCCGCACTCTCACCGCCGTCCACGACGCCATCCTCACCGACCTCGTCTACCCCGTCGAGATCGTCGGCAAGCGCCTCCGCACCAAGGAGGACGGCTCCAAGCTCCTCAAGGTCATCCTCGACGAGAAGGAACGCGGCGGTGTTGACTACCGCCTCGACACCTACTCCGAGGTCTACCGCAAGCTTACCGGCCGCGGTGTCACCTTCGAGTTCCCCCAGTCCGGCTCCGCCGAGTACTAG
- a CDS encoding dynactin p62 family protein encodes MAPLTPYTYIRCPCSETHQSSEDGSSTPGSPEDDERTFDPRAPRANFSLYPLEHLMYCEDCHQIRCPRCVNEEIVTYYCPNCLFEVPSSNLKSEGNRCTRSCFQCPVCVGPLAVTALDTPPESNLLTADGTAPQGASYVLSCSYCNWSSTEIGVKFDRPNGIHGQLAKLQNGGQPKLTPKEHKERKKESNGEYHLNPEDMDAELQFAQLKSFYQNQMAGSNPSAGGLSSLGDLGLNSPGSLSRIMSLYTGNNFGNKQARGKVQIMREAVSPDEGLKTTDLDESREIEKLRHTHPDDTTTLAQNCLQQDHVRFRDQLRPIPYLLRTKRSKRCPLCRHIISKPEAKISNTRFRIRLVAGSYIPTITIRPLQSEVQNLPSTARPPIPQELWLTPLKPVQYLLTFKNPIFETVKVSLATPSSTPGRFASTVTVLCPQFEIDANTDMWDDALKDDGDKERRRGEEGGMQQAEVGKIYERGRNWVSIVLEVVPASLRLEQQPGGDSALREDEDVLEIPMFVRIEWETEAQGDVGTATSREKEAREKRELAYWCVLGVGRISQD; translated from the exons ATGGCACCTCTGACCCCCTACACCTACATCCGCTGCCCCTGCTCCGAGACTCACCAGTCCAGCGAGGACGGGTCGTCAACGCCGGGAAGCCCAGAGGACGATGAGCGGACATTCGACCCGCGCGCCCCGCGCGCCAACTTCAGTCTTTATCCTTTGGAGCATCTGATGTACTGCGAAGACTGTCACCAAATTCGGTGCCCGCGATGCGTCAATGAGGAGATTGTCACCTACTACTGCCCCAATTGCTTGTTTGAGGTCCCAAGCAGCAACCTCAAAAGCGAAGGCAACAG GTGCACACGAAGCTGCTTCCAATGTCCCGTCTGCGTTGGTCCCCTCGCTGTTACGGCTCTCGATACTCCGCCCGAGAGCAACCTTCTCACGGCTGACGGAACGGCTCCTCAGGGCGCTTCCTACGTGCTGTCATGTTCATACTGTAACTGGAGCTCAACCGAAATTGGAGTCAAATTCGACCGACCCAATGGCATCCACGGGCAGTTGGCCAAGCTGCAGAATGGAGGCCAGCCCAAGCTGACTCCCAAGGAGCACAAGGAGAGGAAAAAGGAGAGCAATGGGGAATACCACTTGAACCCGGAGGACATGGATGCCGAACTGCAGTTTGCGCAGCTCAAGTCCTTCTACCAGAACCAGATGGCCGGCTCGAACCCCTCAGCGGGTGGGCTATCATCACTAGGTGATCTAGGCCTCAACTCGCCTGGCTCACTCTCACGCATCATGAGTCTATACACTGGGAACAACTTTGGCAATAAACAGGCTCGCGGTAAGGTGCAGATCATGAGGGAGGCCGTCAGTCCTGACGAGGGCTTGAAGACCACCGACCTGGACGAGTCGAGAGAGATTGAGAAACTCAGACATACGCATCCCGACGACACAACGACTCTAGCCCAGAATTGCCTACAGCAAGACCACGTACGCTTCCGTGACCAGCTCCGGCCCATCCCCTATCTCCTCAGAACCAAGCGATCCAAGAGATGCCCGCTGTGCAGACACATCATCAGCAAGCCGGAAGCAAAGATCTCCAACACCCGGTTCCGCATCCGCCTCGTGGCCGGCAGCTACATCCCCACAATCACCATCCGACCGCTGCAGTCGGAGGTCCAGAACCTCCCCTCGACCGCTCGGCCGCCAATACCCCAGGAACTGTGGCTTACTCCACTCAAGCCCGTGCAGTATCTCCTGACCTTCAAGAACCCCATCTTCGAGACGGTCAAGGTGTCGCTGGCCACCCCGTCAAGCACGCCTGGGCGGTTCGCCAGCACCGTGACGGTGCTTTGCCCGCAATTCGAGATTGATGCCAACACGGACATGTGGGACGATGCCCTCAAGGATGACGGCGATAAGGAGCGCAGGAGAGGGGAAGAGGGCGGGATGCAGCAGGCTGAGGTGGGCAAGATTTACGAGCGCGGCCGCAACTGGGTGAGCATCGTGCTGGAGGTCGTGCCGGCTTCGTTGAGGCTTGAGCAGCAGCCAGGTGGTGATAGTGCTTTGCGGGAGGACGAGGATGTGTTGGAGATACCCATGTTTGTGCGCATCGAGTGGGAGACGGAAGCTCAAGGCGACGTCGGTACTGCGACAAGCAGGGAGAAGGAGGCGAGGGAAAAGAGGGAGCTGGCCTACTGGTGTGTCTTGGGAGTTGGACGCATCAGCCAGGACTAG